A window of Rufibacter sp. LB8 contains these coding sequences:
- a CDS encoding efflux RND transporter permease subunit has translation MSLSTTSIKRPVFTIVLNLLLMLFGVIGYTFLGVREYPSIDPAIVSVRTSYSGANSDIIESQITEPLEKAINSIDGIRNISSTSNQGSSNINIEFNLEKNLEEAANDVRDKVSQAVRSLPEDIDSPPVVSKADADSEPIITMTVRSASRDALQLSDYAENVISQRLQTIPGVSSIQIWGQKRYAMRLWIDPMKLASYGLTVADVRTALNRQNVELPTGKVSGSNTELTVKTLGNLSNPEQFNNLIIASQGETITRFSDIGRAELGPENLETKMTESGTPMVGMAIIPQPGTNYLEIAGNFYDQFDKLKTEVPADIQLDIVMDNTVFIQKSVTEVAETILIALVLVILIIYLFFRDWGIAFRPLIDIPVSLIATFFIMYLAGFSINVLTLLAIVLATGLVVDDGIVVTENIYKKVEEGMSPIEAAIKGSNEIFMAVISISITLAAVFLPVIFLEGFVGRLFREFGVVIGAAVLISAFVSLTLTPMLNAYLMKGGEQKKSRFYNWTEPMFQRMNSGYAEALTSFMKRKWLSFPIILACLGLTVLFYMTLQKETAPYDDRSMLRVSATAPEGASYEYMDRFMLELTKLVDDSVPEKNVNLVITSPGFGSSSVNSGMMRLALKQPEERERSQKEIADQLSKLTRRFPEARTNVSQQPTISVNRRGGQPIQYIIQAPNFEKLQEKIPQFMEAVAANPIFVQPDVNLKFNKPEINITIDREKAQSLGISVIDVAQTLQLSLSGQRFGYFLMNGRQYQVMGQFDRPDRDDPMDLTSLFVRSSTGQLVQLDNLVTMEEKSSPPQLYHNNRYLSATVSAGLAPGKSIGDGIDAMDAIRDKVLDESFSTDLGGESRDFVESGSNTMFAFGLALLLIYLILAAQFESFVDPFIIILTVPMAVAGAMLSLWLLGQTWNIFSQIGTIMLIGLVTKNGILIVEFANQLREEGKPKLEAILEASEARLRPILMTSLAIALGALPIALALGAAAQSRMGMGIVIVGGTIFSLILTLFVIPAIYAMWSKERKHHPEFDHIEEYEKAVSH, from the coding sequence ATGAGTTTATCTACCACAAGTATAAAACGCCCGGTTTTTACCATTGTGCTCAATTTGCTCCTCATGCTGTTTGGGGTGATTGGGTACACATTTCTGGGCGTTCGGGAATATCCTTCTATTGACCCGGCTATTGTGTCTGTGCGTACCAGTTACTCCGGCGCCAACTCAGACATTATTGAGTCACAGATTACAGAGCCGCTGGAAAAGGCCATTAACTCCATTGACGGGATTAGAAATATTTCTTCAACTTCTAACCAAGGCTCCAGCAACATCAACATTGAGTTTAATCTGGAGAAAAACCTGGAGGAAGCCGCCAATGACGTGCGTGACAAAGTATCTCAGGCCGTAAGAAGCTTGCCTGAGGACATTGATTCGCCACCGGTGGTTTCAAAAGCAGACGCAGATTCTGAACCCATCATCACAATGACCGTGCGTAGTGCCTCCCGTGACGCCTTACAGTTGTCAGATTATGCGGAGAATGTGATTTCTCAGCGTTTGCAGACCATTCCTGGGGTGAGTAGCATTCAGATCTGGGGGCAGAAACGTTACGCCATGCGCCTCTGGATTGATCCCATGAAACTGGCTTCTTATGGCTTGACAGTGGCAGATGTGCGCACGGCCCTCAACCGCCAAAACGTAGAATTACCCACTGGTAAAGTAAGCGGCAGCAACACAGAATTAACGGTTAAAACGCTGGGTAACCTCTCAAACCCAGAGCAGTTCAACAACCTTATCATTGCCTCACAAGGCGAGACCATCACCCGCTTCAGTGACATCGGCCGCGCCGAATTGGGGCCTGAGAACCTGGAAACCAAGATGACGGAGTCAGGCACACCCATGGTGGGCATGGCCATTATTCCCCAACCGGGCACCAACTACCTGGAAATTGCCGGTAACTTCTATGACCAGTTTGACAAACTCAAAACCGAAGTGCCCGCTGATATTCAGCTAGACATTGTGATGGACAACACCGTGTTCATCCAGAAATCAGTGACGGAGGTGGCCGAGACAATCTTGATTGCCTTGGTGCTGGTGATTCTAATCATCTATCTGTTCTTCCGGGACTGGGGCATTGCGTTCCGGCCCTTGATTGACATTCCGGTGTCTTTGATCGCCACGTTCTTCATTATGTATTTGGCGGGTTTCTCCATCAATGTCTTGACGTTGCTAGCTATTGTGTTGGCCACCGGTCTGGTGGTGGATGACGGTATTGTGGTAACAGAGAACATCTACAAGAAAGTAGAGGAAGGCATGTCTCCCATTGAGGCGGCCATCAAAGGCTCCAATGAGATTTTCATGGCGGTCATTTCCATCTCCATCACGCTGGCGGCGGTTTTCTTACCGGTAATCTTCCTGGAAGGATTTGTGGGTAGGCTCTTTCGGGAATTTGGCGTGGTGATTGGCGCGGCGGTGTTGATCTCAGCGTTTGTTTCTTTGACCTTGACGCCTATGCTGAACGCGTACCTGATGAAAGGTGGCGAGCAGAAGAAATCTAGGTTCTACAACTGGACTGAGCCTATGTTCCAACGCATGAACAGCGGCTACGCCGAGGCGTTGACCAGTTTCATGAAACGCAAATGGCTCAGTTTCCCTATCATTCTGGCTTGTTTAGGCTTAACGGTTCTTTTCTACATGACCTTGCAGAAAGAAACCGCGCCATATGATGACCGAAGCATGCTGCGGGTATCTGCCACAGCCCCAGAAGGTGCCTCTTATGAATACATGGACCGCTTCATGCTGGAACTCACCAAGTTGGTAGATGACTCTGTCCCTGAGAAGAATGTAAACCTGGTCATCACCTCGCCCGGCTTCGGGTCCAGCTCCGTCAACAGCGGCATGATGCGCTTGGCGTTGAAACAACCTGAAGAACGGGAACGCTCCCAAAAGGAAATAGCCGATCAACTTTCTAAACTAACACGTCGTTTTCCGGAGGCACGCACCAACGTGAGCCAGCAACCTACTATTTCCGTGAACAGAAGAGGCGGGCAGCCCATTCAATACATTATTCAGGCGCCAAACTTTGAGAAGCTGCAGGAGAAAATACCGCAGTTTATGGAAGCCGTGGCCGCCAACCCAATTTTTGTGCAGCCAGATGTAAACCTGAAATTCAACAAGCCGGAAATCAACATCACCATTGACCGGGAGAAAGCGCAAAGCCTGGGCATATCTGTGATTGACGTGGCCCAAACGCTGCAGCTCTCTTTAAGCGGGCAACGCTTTGGGTATTTCCTGATGAACGGCCGGCAGTACCAGGTAATGGGCCAGTTTGACCGCCCAGACCGTGATGACCCCATGGACCTGACCTCTCTGTTTGTGCGCAGTTCTACCGGACAGTTGGTACAGCTTGACAACCTGGTCACCATGGAAGAGAAAAGCAGTCCGCCGCAATTGTACCACAACAACCGCTATTTGTCGGCTACGGTTTCTGCCGGTTTGGCCCCGGGCAAAAGCATTGGCGACGGCATTGACGCCATGGACGCTATCAGAGACAAAGTATTGGACGAGTCTTTCTCTACTGACTTGGGCGGCGAATCCCGTGACTTTGTGGAAAGCGGTTCCAACACCATGTTCGCCTTTGGGCTGGCCTTGCTGTTGATTTACCTGATTCTGGCCGCCCAGTTTGAGAGCTTCGTGGACCCGTTCATCATTATCTTGACCGTGCCTATGGCCGTGGCCGGTGCCATGCTTAGTTTGTGGTTGCTCGGGCAAACCTGGAACATTTTCAGCCAGATTGGGACTATTATGCTCATTGGCCTGGTAACTAAGAACGGGATTCTGATTGTGGAATTCGCGAATCAGCTGCGCGAGGAAGGCAAACCAAAATTAGAAGCCATTCTGGAAGCTTCTGAAGCCCGTTTGAGACCAATCTTGATGACCAGTTTGGCCATTGCCTTGGGTGCCTTGCCTATTGCTCTGGCCTTGGGTGCGGCGGCGCAAAGCCGCATGGGCATGGGGATAGTGATTGTAGGCGGTACTATTTTCTCCTTGATTCTGACGCTCTTCGTGATTCCGGCCATCTATGCCATGTGGTCTAAGGAGCGCAAGCATCATCCAGAATTTGACCACATTGAAGAATACGAAAAAGCGGTTTCCCATTAA
- a CDS encoding TolC family protein, translated as MIQSKKSLLWLVALLAVLATGPARAQELLTLEDAVKIALERNYDIKLFTNDRQIAENNVSRGNAGMLPNVNATLTNSNSIQNNSQTRADGQVNEVNWGRGSNLNYGVGLNWTIFDGFRMFARYEQLQELQKLGEANLQQTIVTRVSDVVALYYEMVQQQLQIQAYDTAIALSRFRVETAQNRFQIGKSARLEVLNAQVDYNTDTTNLLRQQDLYRNTQIRLNEIMARDVNIRFKVVNGITIDDRLTLSQLTTQATEQNPALKAAILNKRIAELEARQVRASRYPTIGVNTGYTFSRNQSALGFSTLSTGNGLTYGVTASVPIFTGFNQRRNEQNANIIINSAELQLAQVNQNIQAQLAAAFQTYQTNLSLVRLEENNTRIARQNLDITMEKYRLGSITTMEVRDAQLNFVNATVRYSNALYQAKLGEIGLREIAGNVNL; from the coding sequence ATGATACAAAGTAAAAAAAGCTTACTCTGGTTGGTTGCCCTGTTGGCCGTGTTGGCCACAGGCCCAGCCCGGGCGCAGGAGCTTTTAACCTTAGAAGACGCCGTAAAGATTGCGCTGGAGCGTAATTATGACATCAAACTGTTCACCAATGACCGGCAGATTGCCGAGAACAATGTAAGCCGCGGCAACGCCGGCATGTTGCCTAACGTGAACGCCACGCTTACCAACAGCAATTCTATTCAGAACAACTCCCAAACCCGCGCCGACGGTCAAGTGAACGAGGTAAACTGGGGCCGCGGCTCCAACCTTAACTACGGCGTTGGCTTGAACTGGACTATTTTTGACGGCTTCCGGATGTTTGCGCGCTACGAGCAGTTGCAGGAACTACAGAAACTCGGCGAAGCCAACTTGCAGCAAACCATTGTGACACGGGTGAGCGATGTAGTAGCTCTGTACTATGAAATGGTGCAGCAGCAACTCCAGATCCAGGCCTATGATACCGCCATTGCCTTGTCTAGGTTTAGGGTGGAAACGGCTCAGAACCGCTTCCAGATTGGGAAATCGGCCCGTTTGGAGGTGTTGAATGCGCAGGTGGACTACAACACAGATACCACCAACCTGTTACGCCAGCAGGACCTCTACCGGAATACCCAAATCAGGCTGAACGAGATCATGGCCCGCGATGTCAATATCAGATTCAAGGTAGTAAACGGCATCACCATTGATGACCGCCTGACTTTGAGCCAATTGACCACCCAAGCCACTGAGCAGAACCCGGCCTTAAAAGCCGCCATCTTAAACAAGCGTATTGCAGAATTGGAAGCTCGCCAGGTGCGTGCCAGCCGCTACCCTACCATTGGCGTGAACACGGGGTACACCTTTTCCAGGAATCAATCGGCGTTGGGTTTCTCCACTTTGTCTACCGGCAATGGCCTTACCTACGGCGTCACGGCTTCTGTGCCTATTTTTACTGGCTTCAACCAGCGTCGAAATGAGCAGAACGCTAACATTATCATAAATAGCGCTGAACTGCAACTGGCCCAGGTGAACCAAAACATTCAGGCGCAATTGGCGGCCGCGTTTCAAACCTACCAGACCAACCTGTCTTTGGTGCGATTGGAGGAAAACAATACCCGCATTGCCCGCCAAAACCTTGATATTACCATGGAGAAATATCGCCTGGGCAGCATCACCACCATGGAAGTGCGTGATGCCCAACTCAACTTCGTGAATGCCACTGTGCGGTACAGCAATGCCCTTTACCAAGCCAAGCTAGGCGAAATTGGACTAAGAGAAATTGCAGGAAATGTAAATCTGTAA
- a CDS encoding FAD-binding and (Fe-S)-binding domain-containing protein produces the protein MSVIAPSVSVFSQLQSALAGELYFDDASSLHQAQKLVYSTDASVYQEKPVAVAIPRNIDDLKVLVKFAKEHQLTLIPRAAGTSLAGQVVGHGLVVDISKYFTQILEINEQERWVRVQPGVIRDDLNAVLKLSGLMFGPETSTANRAMVGGMIGNNSSGLHSIVWGDTRDHLLSAKVLLSDGSEAEFKPLSPQEFQYKMAQDTEEGDIYRQMHELVTHPGHRKTIKTNYPKASLTRRNTGYALDFLVDDKHLVNGEQTINLCQLLAGSEGTLAFITEAKLNLLPLPPKEEGLLCVHFNSLLEALHANVIILKHKPLASELVDKYIMDFTKGHPTYQNNRFFIEGDPAALLMVEFMEASQDIISAKAEALVADLKAAGLGYAYPLVRGKETKPVWEVRKAGLGLIRNLPGDLQPVNLIEDCAVSPEDLPFYIEELQGLLAKHHLHASYYAHAGAGELHVEPMINLKTEAGKQLFRTVLAETTELVKKYNGSLSGEHGDGRLRGEFIPAALGQEVYALLKEVKRIFDPHGVFNAGKIVDTPPMNEFLRYEEKQQQQIIPVETLFDFTRQEGILRLAEKCSGSGDCRKTHVSGGTMCPSYMATRQEKDTTRARANILRQFLTSSEKANKFDHKEIKEVMDLCLSCKACKSECPSSVDVAKMKAEFLQHYYDANGVPLRARMIGNFTKLQRLASIAPGIYNFVINNSITSKLVKQVVGFAPKRSLPGLSSTTFRTWFKKWKKQQPAAKATAKKVYLFCDEFTDFNDVEIGQTTVKLLTALGYDVHMPNHLESGRTYLSKGLVRDAKKIAIKNVELLAEVIQDGVPLVGIEPSALLTLRDEYLDLVPSSLEPKARQVARNSYLLEEFLLKEAEEGSLSVQAFTTEKRSIQLHGHCYQKALHALTPTQKILALPQNYEVELIPSGCCGMAGSFGYEKEHYDVSMQIGELVLFPTVRKQPAEVIIAAAGTSCRHQIKDGTARKALHPAEILYNALAVK, from the coding sequence ATGTCTGTAATAGCCCCAAGTGTTTCTGTGTTTTCCCAGTTGCAATCTGCCCTGGCCGGAGAATTGTATTTTGACGATGCCTCTTCGTTGCACCAAGCCCAGAAACTGGTGTATTCCACAGACGCCTCGGTGTACCAGGAAAAACCGGTGGCAGTGGCTATTCCCAGGAACATTGATGACCTCAAGGTGCTGGTGAAATTCGCGAAGGAGCACCAACTCACGCTTATTCCCCGGGCGGCGGGCACGTCGTTGGCGGGGCAGGTGGTGGGTCACGGGCTGGTGGTGGACATCTCTAAGTACTTTACCCAGATTCTGGAAATCAACGAGCAGGAGCGGTGGGTGCGCGTGCAGCCGGGCGTGATCAGAGATGATTTGAACGCCGTCTTGAAACTGAGTGGCCTGATGTTCGGGCCTGAAACGTCTACCGCCAACAGAGCGATGGTAGGCGGCATGATCGGTAACAACTCCAGCGGCCTGCACTCCATCGTCTGGGGAGATACCCGTGACCATTTATTGTCGGCGAAGGTGTTGTTAAGTGATGGTTCTGAGGCTGAATTCAAACCACTTAGCCCACAGGAATTCCAGTACAAAATGGCGCAAGACACAGAAGAAGGCGACATCTACCGCCAAATGCACGAGTTGGTTACGCACCCTGGGCATAGAAAGACCATCAAAACCAATTACCCCAAAGCCAGCCTCACCCGGCGCAACACCGGTTACGCGCTTGATTTTTTGGTAGATGACAAACACCTCGTGAACGGGGAGCAAACCATTAACCTATGCCAACTGTTGGCCGGGTCTGAAGGTACGCTGGCGTTTATCACCGAGGCGAAACTGAATCTCTTGCCCTTGCCGCCCAAAGAAGAAGGCCTGTTGTGCGTGCATTTCAACTCCCTGTTGGAAGCGCTGCATGCCAACGTCATTATTCTCAAGCACAAGCCTTTGGCCTCTGAACTGGTGGATAAATATATCATGGACTTCACCAAAGGCCACCCCACGTACCAGAACAACCGCTTTTTCATTGAAGGCGACCCCGCCGCTCTCTTGATGGTGGAGTTCATGGAAGCCTCACAAGACATTATTTCGGCCAAGGCCGAAGCTTTGGTGGCGGACTTAAAGGCTGCCGGTTTGGGCTACGCCTACCCATTGGTGCGCGGCAAGGAAACCAAGCCGGTCTGGGAAGTGCGCAAAGCGGGCTTGGGCCTGATCAGAAACCTGCCCGGTGACTTGCAACCAGTGAACCTGATTGAAGACTGCGCCGTCTCACCAGAGGATTTACCTTTTTACATTGAAGAATTACAGGGCTTGCTGGCCAAGCACCATCTGCACGCGTCATACTACGCCCACGCCGGGGCCGGTGAGCTGCACGTGGAACCCATGATCAACCTCAAAACCGAGGCGGGCAAACAACTCTTCCGGACGGTTCTGGCTGAGACTACCGAGCTGGTCAAAAAATACAACGGTTCTCTGAGCGGAGAACACGGCGACGGCCGCCTGCGCGGTGAGTTCATTCCGGCGGCCTTGGGTCAGGAAGTCTATGCGCTTTTAAAAGAAGTGAAACGCATCTTTGACCCGCACGGCGTGTTCAATGCGGGTAAGATTGTGGATACGCCGCCCATGAATGAATTTCTGCGGTACGAGGAAAAACAACAGCAACAGATTATTCCGGTAGAAACGCTTTTTGACTTCACCCGTCAGGAAGGAATTCTGCGCCTGGCCGAGAAATGCTCCGGCTCCGGCGACTGCCGCAAGACCCACGTGAGCGGCGGCACCATGTGCCCGAGTTACATGGCCACCCGTCAGGAAAAAGACACCACCCGCGCCCGCGCCAACATCCTTCGGCAGTTCTTGACCAGCTCTGAGAAAGCCAACAAGTTTGACCACAAAGAGATCAAGGAAGTCATGGATTTGTGCCTCAGCTGCAAAGCCTGCAAATCTGAGTGCCCCAGCAGCGTGGACGTGGCCAAGATGAAAGCCGAATTCCTGCAGCATTACTATGACGCCAACGGCGTGCCGCTCAGAGCCCGCATGATTGGGAATTTCACCAAACTGCAGCGTCTGGCGTCCATCGCACCTGGTATTTATAATTTCGTCATCAACAACTCAATTACCAGCAAACTGGTGAAACAAGTGGTAGGCTTCGCGCCGAAGCGGTCTTTGCCTGGGTTAAGCAGTACCACCTTTCGGACTTGGTTCAAGAAATGGAAAAAGCAGCAACCAGCCGCTAAAGCCACAGCCAAAAAAGTCTACCTTTTCTGCGACGAGTTCACCGATTTCAACGATGTGGAGATTGGCCAAACCACCGTTAAATTATTGACGGCCCTGGGCTATGACGTGCACATGCCAAACCACCTGGAAAGCGGCCGCACCTATCTCTCCAAAGGCCTGGTGCGTGACGCCAAAAAAATCGCCATTAAAAACGTTGAGCTGCTGGCAGAAGTCATTCAAGACGGCGTGCCGTTGGTTGGTATTGAACCCTCAGCCTTACTCACGCTCCGTGATGAATATCTGGATTTAGTACCATCTTCCTTAGAGCCGAAGGCCAGACAAGTGGCCCGAAATTCTTATTTGCTGGAGGAATTCTTGTTGAAAGAAGCGGAGGAAGGATCGTTGTCGGTGCAGGCCTTCACTACAGAAAAACGCAGCATTCAACTGCACGGACATTGCTACCAGAAAGCCCTGCACGCGCTCACGCCCACTCAAAAGATTTTGGCGCTGCCCCAGAATTATGAAGTAGAGCTGATTCCCTCGGGCTGTTGCGGCATGGCGGGGTCGTTTGGCTACGAGAAAGAGCACTATGACGTCTCCATGCAGATTGGCGAATTGGTCTTGTTCCCCACGGTTAGAAAGCAACCCGCCGAGGTCATTATTGCCGCTGCAGGTACCAGTTGCCGCCACCAAATCAAAGATGGCACCGCCCGCAAAGCCCTTCACCCTGCTGAGATTCTGTACAACGCCCTGGCGGTGAAGTAG